Proteins co-encoded in one Rattus rattus isolate New Zealand chromosome 5, Rrattus_CSIRO_v1, whole genome shotgun sequence genomic window:
- the LOC116902144 gene encoding polycomb group protein ASXL1-like, whose protein sequence is MKDKQKKKKERTWAEAARLVLENYSDAPMTPKQILQVIEAEGLKEMRSGTSPLACLNAMLHSNSRGGEGLFYKLPGRISLFTLKVKLVFSAMVLKALCIKPGGFGMMLLD, encoded by the exons ATGAAggacaaacagaagaagaagaaggagcgCACGTGGGCCGAGGCCGCGCGCCTG GTGTTAGAAAACTACTCGGATGCTCCAATGACACCAAAACAAATTCTGCAGGTCATAGAGGCAGAAGGACTAAAGGAAATGAG AAG TGGGACATCCCCTCTCGCGTGCCTCAATGCCATGCTACATTCCAactcaagaggaggagaagggctaTTTTATAAACTACCTGGCCGGATTAGTCTTTTCACacttaaggtaaaattagttttcaGTGCAATGGTCCTCAAAGCTTTGTGCATAAAACCTGGTGGGTTTGGAATGATGCTGCTGGATTGA